From Chelatococcus sp. YT9, a single genomic window includes:
- the ftsA gene encoding cell division protein FtsA: MSFSNGLTPRLKPLSARKSAILSVLDVGTSKVVCLIAQLNPVSEGEALRGRTHLARVLGIGHQRSLGLKGGIIVDLEAAERSIRQAVDAAERMAKVEVRSVLVNLTGGRTGSQSYAANVGVRSGSVSNGDIHRVLDAASAYSVRPGRAVLHALPTGFSLDGQTGILDPAGMIGQNLGVDMHVVTADSAAARNLMLAVERCHLDVEAIISTPYAAGLSALVDDEAEIGATLIDMGGGTTSVGVFAGGHLVHVDALAVGGHHVTMDIARGLSTRVAVAERLKTLYGAAISSPSDEREIISVPQVDEEERDVANHMPKSSLVRIIKPRVEEILELVRDRLRRAGFAAGAGRRVVLTGGASQLTGMPEMARRILGSDKGAAQVRIGRPLGVKGLPEAAKGPAFSVGIGLLVYPQVAHVEHFEPNTGGVYLGTGTDGYLARMGRWIKDSF, translated from the coding sequence ATGAGCTTCAGCAACGGTCTCACACCTCGGCTGAAGCCGCTGTCGGCTCGCAAAAGCGCCATCCTGTCCGTGCTCGACGTGGGTACGAGCAAGGTGGTTTGCCTCATCGCGCAGCTCAACCCGGTCTCGGAAGGTGAAGCACTTCGGGGCCGCACGCATCTCGCGCGCGTTCTCGGCATCGGACACCAGCGTTCACTCGGCCTGAAGGGCGGCATCATTGTCGACCTCGAGGCCGCGGAACGTTCGATCCGTCAGGCGGTGGACGCCGCCGAACGGATGGCGAAGGTCGAGGTGCGTTCCGTTCTCGTCAATTTGACCGGCGGCCGGACGGGCTCCCAGAGCTACGCCGCGAATGTCGGCGTGCGATCCGGCTCCGTTTCGAACGGCGACATTCACCGGGTGCTCGATGCCGCGAGCGCCTACAGCGTTCGTCCCGGCCGTGCCGTGCTGCATGCTTTGCCGACCGGCTTTTCCCTCGATGGCCAGACCGGCATTCTCGATCCCGCCGGGATGATCGGCCAGAATCTCGGCGTCGACATGCATGTCGTGACCGCGGACAGCGCTGCGGCCCGCAATCTGATGCTTGCCGTCGAGCGGTGCCATCTTGATGTCGAGGCCATCATCTCGACGCCTTACGCCGCTGGCCTTTCGGCTCTCGTGGACGACGAGGCGGAGATCGGCGCGACGCTGATCGACATGGGCGGCGGCACGACCTCTGTCGGCGTCTTCGCCGGCGGGCATCTCGTGCATGTGGATGCCCTGGCTGTCGGCGGCCACCACGTGACCATGGATATCGCGCGCGGACTGTCTACGCGCGTCGCCGTCGCTGAGCGTCTGAAGACGCTCTACGGCGCGGCCATCTCCTCACCTTCGGATGAGCGGGAAATTATTTCTGTCCCGCAGGTAGACGAAGAAGAGCGCGATGTTGCTAATCATATGCCAAAGTCTAGTCTAGTGCGAATCATCAAGCCACGCGTCGAGGAAATACTTGAGCTGGTGCGTGATCGATTGCGGCGTGCAGGCTTTGCGGCGGGGGCGGGCCGTCGCGTGGTTCTCACGGGCGGGGCGAGCCAGCTCACCGGCATGCCGGAGATGGCGCGCCGTATCCTCGGCAGTGACAAAGGAGCGGCCCAGGTGCGTATCGGCCGGCCGCTCGGAGTGAAGGGGTTGCCCGAAGCGGCGAAGGGGCCGGCCTTCTCCGTGGGGATTGGCCTTCTGGTCTACCCGCAGGTGGCCCATGTGGAACATTTCGAGCCGAACACCGGGGGGGTGTACCTCGGCACAGGCACGGATGGGTATTTGGCGCGTATGGGGCGGTGGATCAAAGATAGTTTCTGA
- the ftsZ gene encoding cell division protein FtsZ, whose protein sequence is MAINLQAPDIRELKPHITVLGVGGAGGNAVNNMIDSGLMGVEFCVANTDAQALSSSHCERIIQMGLEVTQGLGAGSQPEIGRAAAEEVIDEIRDQLSGAHMVFITAGMGGGTGTGAAPVIARAARDMGILTVGVVTKPFQFEGMRRMKVAEAGIVELQQAVDTLIVIPNQNLFRVANERTTFADAFAMADQVLYSGVACITDLMVKEGLINLDFADVRAIMRGMGKAMMGTGEASGERRAITAAEAAIANPLLDDVSMRGARGLLISITGGNDLTLYEVDEAATRIREEVDHEANIILGATFDGSLDGVIRVSVVATGIDHALLEGAQDPSITEQRIAEVAERLRTEARQRVTPAIPAAPQAAAPLPEPAFVPPVAVEPAPQAPAAVVHRDVTIEPAQPRPAMVAQPAAAPAPVEAAPHPQHFIPPQAERATIRPTRMPRVDELPLPAQNQIRATRGEPDNRAAAADTKRMTLLQRLASVGLGRKEEPQPEPRQQRQAPPAGYQQQAPAQPSATHAEYGRRPAPTQAPQGYRPAQGNLDQHGRAPAQPRPMEDDQLEIPAFLRRQAN, encoded by the coding sequence ATGGCGATCAATCTGCAAGCCCCGGACATCCGGGAACTCAAGCCGCATATCACGGTGCTCGGCGTCGGCGGCGCGGGTGGCAACGCGGTCAACAACATGATCGATTCCGGATTGATGGGAGTCGAGTTCTGTGTTGCGAACACCGACGCCCAGGCGTTGTCGAGCTCGCATTGCGAACGCATCATCCAGATGGGCCTTGAAGTCACGCAGGGCCTCGGCGCCGGCTCACAGCCGGAAATCGGCCGCGCAGCAGCCGAGGAGGTGATCGACGAGATCCGCGATCAGTTGTCCGGCGCGCACATGGTGTTCATTACCGCCGGCATGGGCGGCGGCACCGGCACCGGCGCGGCCCCCGTCATCGCCCGGGCTGCCCGCGACATGGGCATTCTGACGGTCGGCGTCGTCACCAAGCCTTTCCAGTTCGAAGGCATGCGCCGCATGAAAGTGGCGGAAGCCGGCATCGTCGAGCTGCAGCAGGCCGTCGATACCCTGATCGTCATCCCGAACCAGAACCTCTTCCGGGTCGCCAACGAGCGCACCACTTTCGCCGACGCCTTCGCGATGGCCGATCAGGTGCTCTACTCGGGTGTCGCCTGCATCACCGACCTGATGGTCAAGGAAGGGCTCATCAACCTCGACTTCGCCGACGTGCGCGCCATCATGCGCGGCATGGGCAAAGCGATGATGGGCACGGGCGAGGCTTCCGGCGAGCGCCGCGCCATCACGGCCGCCGAGGCCGCGATCGCCAACCCGCTTCTCGACGATGTCTCGATGCGCGGGGCCCGCGGCCTCCTCATCTCGATCACCGGCGGCAACGACCTCACGCTCTATGAGGTTGATGAAGCCGCGACCCGCATCCGCGAGGAAGTGGACCACGAGGCCAACATCATCCTCGGTGCCACCTTCGACGGCAGCCTCGATGGCGTGATTCGCGTGTCCGTGGTCGCCACGGGCATCGACCATGCGCTGCTCGAAGGCGCGCAGGATCCGTCCATCACCGAGCAGCGCATCGCCGAAGTCGCGGAGCGCCTGCGCACGGAAGCGCGCCAGCGTGTGACCCCGGCGATTCCGGCGGCGCCCCAGGCGGCTGCCCCGCTGCCAGAGCCGGCCTTCGTGCCCCCGGTGGCTGTGGAACCCGCGCCGCAGGCCCCTGCCGCGGTGGTGCATCGCGATGTAACGATCGAGCCGGCCCAGCCGCGCCCAGCCATGGTGGCCCAGCCGGCCGCCGCGCCGGCTCCGGTGGAAGCCGCGCCGCATCCGCAGCACTTCATTCCGCCGCAGGCCGAGCGGGCGACGATTCGCCCGACCCGCATGCCGCGCGTCGATGAGCTGCCGCTGCCGGCCCAGAACCAGATCCGCGCCACGCGTGGTGAACCGGACAACCGCGCGGCCGCCGCCGACACGAAGCGCATGACGCTGTTGCAGCGTCTCGCCTCGGTGGGCCTTGGCCGCAAGGAAGAGCCGCAGCCTGAGCCGCGTCAGCAACGCCAGGCGCCGCCGGCGGGCTACCAGCAGCAGGCTCCGGCGCAGCCGTCGGCGACCCACGCCGAATACGGGCGGCGCCCGGCGCCGACCCAGGCTCCTCAGGGATACCGCCCGGCCCAGGGCAATCTCGATCAGCACGGCCGCGCCCCTGCGCAGCCGCGCCCGATGGAAGATGATCAGCTGGAGATTCCCGCTTTCCTGCGGCGCCAAGCCAATTGA
- the lpxC gene encoding UDP-3-O-acyl-N-acetylglucosamine deacetylase, translating into MPSSKQTTLAAVVTLDGIGVHSGKPVSLVLHPADIGHGVVFLRTGLQGKADRLIEANHQHVSATELCTVVGDEAGGAVATIEHLMSALYGLGVDNVLVEIDGPEVPILDGSAARFVEAILQVGTVSQKAQRRFVKVLRPVRIDQGRAFAELRPYDDGFQLDVEINFDHPVIGRQRKIVDLDEGVFRREIASARTFGFMRDVERYWKAGFALGSSLENTVAIGDDAVVNAEGLRFPDEFVRHKLLDAVGDLALAGYPILGAYRSYCGGHRMNFGILRELFSDRANYALVEGTKVERVKAEAVKVRREGGHAEVPAGMAAAAFAPEVN; encoded by the coding sequence ATGCCATCAAGCAAGCAGACGACCCTCGCAGCTGTAGTGACGCTTGATGGGATCGGCGTTCATTCCGGCAAGCCGGTCAGTCTGGTGCTTCACCCCGCCGACATCGGCCATGGCGTCGTGTTCCTGCGTACGGGTCTGCAGGGCAAGGCCGACCGACTGATCGAGGCGAATCACCAGCATGTTTCAGCCACGGAGCTCTGCACGGTTGTCGGCGACGAGGCCGGCGGCGCGGTAGCGACGATCGAGCATTTGATGTCCGCCCTCTACGGATTGGGTGTTGATAACGTGCTCGTCGAGATCGACGGTCCGGAAGTTCCGATCCTCGACGGCAGCGCGGCCCGCTTCGTAGAGGCGATCCTCCAGGTCGGCACCGTCTCCCAGAAGGCCCAGCGCCGCTTCGTGAAGGTGCTTCGCCCGGTTCGAATCGATCAGGGGCGGGCGTTCGCCGAACTGCGCCCCTATGATGATGGCTTCCAGCTCGATGTTGAGATCAATTTCGATCATCCCGTGATCGGTCGCCAGCGCAAGATCGTGGATCTCGACGAAGGCGTTTTTCGGCGGGAGATCGCGAGCGCGCGCACATTCGGTTTCATGCGCGATGTCGAGCGGTATTGGAAAGCCGGCTTCGCGCTGGGATCGTCGCTGGAGAACACCGTCGCCATCGGCGATGATGCCGTGGTGAATGCCGAGGGGCTCCGGTTTCCCGACGAGTTCGTGCGCCACAAGCTCCTTGACGCGGTGGGTGATCTCGCGCTTGCGGGCTATCCTATTCTGGGTGCCTATCGCTCCTACTGCGGCGGACACCGCATGAATTTCGGCATCCTTCGGGAGCTTTTCAGCGATCGTGCCAACTATGCCCTGGTTGAGGGGACAAAGGTGGAGCGCGTCAAGGCCGAGGCGGTCAAGGTACGTCGCGAAGGTGGCCATGCGGAAGTGCCGGCAGGCATGGCCGCCGCGGCTTTTGCACCTGAGGTAAACTGA
- a CDS encoding outer membrane protein assembly factor BamD — protein MYFSYLSKIGRSGCRAALLRGTVLVVASFPLAGCDSLSSLNPFDKTEKYKPEIIPEVPADQIYNEGLAHLDKRNYSDAAKKFDALDKQYPYSQWSQKALIMNTYANYEGGAYDDAANSARRYLALHPASQDAAYAQYLLAMSYYKEVPDVSRDQERAEKALVALQELVDRYPKSEYVADAKFKIQVLRDQLAGKEMEVGRYYLKQRNYTAAINRFRIVVSKYQTTRHVEEALERLVEAYMALGIVAEAQTAAAVLGHNFPDSQWYKDAYALLAKDGIQPREDTGSWISKLFSGGRTG, from the coding sequence ATGTATTTCTCATATCTGTCGAAGATCGGGCGGTCTGGCTGCCGCGCCGCTCTCCTGAGGGGAACGGTGCTCGTCGTTGCCAGCTTTCCGCTGGCGGGCTGCGATTCGCTGTCTTCGCTCAACCCGTTCGACAAGACCGAAAAGTACAAGCCCGAGATTATTCCGGAAGTTCCGGCGGACCAGATCTACAACGAGGGTCTGGCGCATCTCGACAAGCGCAATTACAGCGACGCAGCGAAGAAGTTCGATGCGCTCGACAAGCAGTATCCTTATTCGCAGTGGTCGCAAAAAGCGCTCATCATGAACACCTACGCCAATTATGAGGGCGGGGCTTATGATGATGCCGCCAATTCGGCGCGGCGCTATCTTGCATTGCACCCGGCGAGCCAGGATGCAGCTTATGCGCAATATCTCCTGGCCATGTCCTACTACAAGGAAGTCCCGGACGTATCGCGTGATCAGGAACGGGCGGAGAAGGCACTCGTTGCCCTGCAGGAGCTCGTCGATCGCTATCCGAAGTCGGAATATGTCGCTGACGCCAAGTTCAAGATCCAAGTGCTGCGCGACCAGCTCGCCGGCAAGGAGATGGAAGTCGGGCGCTACTACCTGAAGCAACGTAACTACACCGCTGCCATCAACCGCTTCCGCATCGTGGTCAGCAAATATCAGACGACCCGCCATGTCGAAGAGGCGCTGGAGCGTCTCGTGGAGGCCTATATGGCACTCGGGATCGTCGCCGAAGCGCAGACGGCGGCCGCCGTGCTCGGCCACAACTTCCCGGACAGCCAGTGGTATAAAGATGCCTATGCGCTTCTCGCCAAGGACGGGATCCAGCCGCGTGAAGACACCGGCTCCTGGATCAGCAAGCTCTTCAGCGGTGGCCGGACGGGCTAA
- the recN gene encoding DNA repair protein RecN, which translates to MLTQLTIRDIVLIDRLDLTFDGGLSVLTGETGAGKSILLDAFALALGGRGDGSLARHGQPQGQVTAVFDLASDHPVRRSLASYDIESDGDLILRRVQYADGRTRAFVNDQPVSVQVLKAIGGELVEIHGQHDDRALVDPAQHRSLLDAFGGLNADAAALREAHARLADTRGNLKRHTDRMEAARKEVDFLRHAVEELSRLAPEAGEEERLAERRQTMMQAEKVAKDIAEAFDAVSGPASPVPVLSAAVRRLERRATQAPQLVEPSVKALDAALVALDDARAVIETALRDAEFDPRDLEMVEERLFALRAAARKYDVPADDLAALCERYTSDVASIDAGEAELATLEQAVVAAEALYVRRAEALSKARRKVAAKLDAAVNAELPPLKLERARFITRVDVDETARLAEGFDRVEFWVETNPGTRPGPLMKVASGGELSRFMLALKVVLADRGSAPTLVFDEIDTGVGGAVADAIGARLGRMADQVQVIAVTHAPQVAARADSHFLIAKEAVSAKDKRVATRVLPLEADTRREEIARMLAGATITEEARAAAARLLEAAG; encoded by the coding sequence ATGCTGACCCAGCTCACGATTCGCGACATCGTCCTCATAGACCGCCTCGATCTCACGTTCGACGGCGGTCTCAGTGTTTTGACGGGCGAAACCGGTGCCGGAAAGTCGATCCTGCTCGATGCTTTCGCCCTGGCGCTCGGTGGCCGCGGCGATGGCTCGCTGGCCCGGCATGGTCAACCACAGGGTCAGGTCACGGCTGTCTTTGATCTCGCGAGCGATCATCCGGTGCGCCGGTCGTTGGCCAGCTACGATATCGAATCGGACGGCGATCTCATCTTGCGCCGGGTTCAATATGCCGACGGCCGGACGCGCGCCTTTGTCAATGACCAGCCCGTCAGCGTCCAGGTGTTGAAGGCCATCGGCGGCGAGCTCGTCGAGATCCACGGCCAGCATGACGACCGCGCCCTCGTTGACCCCGCGCAGCACCGCTCCCTTCTCGACGCTTTCGGCGGTCTCAATGCTGATGCGGCGGCTCTGCGCGAGGCGCATGCCAGGCTGGCGGACACCCGGGGCAACTTGAAGCGCCATACCGACAGGATGGAAGCGGCCCGCAAGGAAGTCGATTTCCTGCGTCACGCGGTGGAGGAGCTTTCGCGGCTGGCACCGGAGGCCGGTGAGGAAGAACGGCTCGCCGAGCGCCGCCAGACGATGATGCAGGCCGAGAAAGTGGCAAAGGATATCGCTGAAGCATTCGATGCTGTCAGCGGTCCCGCTTCTCCGGTTCCGGTGCTGTCGGCGGCGGTACGGCGTCTCGAGCGGCGGGCTACGCAGGCGCCGCAGCTAGTTGAGCCCAGCGTGAAAGCGCTCGATGCGGCTCTCGTCGCCCTTGACGATGCGCGCGCGGTTATCGAGACGGCCTTGCGTGATGCTGAATTCGATCCGCGGGACCTTGAGATGGTCGAGGAGCGGCTGTTTGCCCTGCGCGCGGCTGCCCGCAAATATGACGTGCCGGCCGACGACCTTGCCGCATTGTGCGAGCGCTACACGTCTGATGTCGCCAGCATCGATGCCGGCGAGGCCGAGCTTGCGACGCTGGAGCAGGCCGTCGTTGCCGCGGAAGCGCTTTACGTCAGGAGGGCAGAGGCCCTCAGCAAGGCACGCCGCAAAGTGGCAGCGAAGCTCGATGCGGCTGTCAATGCCGAGCTACCGCCGCTTAAGCTGGAGCGGGCGCGTTTCATCACGCGGGTCGACGTGGACGAGACGGCGCGCCTCGCTGAGGGCTTCGACCGGGTCGAGTTCTGGGTGGAGACAAATCCGGGAACCCGGCCGGGACCGCTGATGAAGGTTGCCTCGGGCGGCGAGCTCTCCCGCTTCATGCTCGCGCTGAAGGTCGTGCTCGCGGATCGCGGCTCCGCTCCGACACTGGTTTTTGACGAGATTGACACCGGCGTCGGCGGGGCGGTGGCTGATGCCATTGGTGCGCGGCTCGGACGGATGGCGGATCAGGTTCAGGTCATCGCTGTCACCCACGCGCCGCAGGTGGCCGCGCGCGCCGACAGCCACTTCCTCATCGCCAAGGAGGCTGTGTCAGCCAAGGACAAGCGCGTGGCCACGCGGGTGCTGCCGCTCGAGGCTGATACGCGGCGCGAGGAGATCGCTCGCATGCTCGCCGGGGCCACGATCACCGAGGAGGCCCGCGCCGCCGCTGCCCGCCTTCTGGAAGCGGCGGGGTGA
- the ligA gene encoding NAD-dependent DNA ligase LigA: protein MSQDNPLRTVAVAVLTPREAKREHADLQGEIAAHDIRYHQQDAPTISDAEYDALRRRYDEIEARFPALKTGDSLSDKVGAAPSEKFAKIRHRVPMLSLANGFADDDVREFVGRIRRFLDLKADAEIALTAEPKIDGLSLSLRYQSGHLVSAATRGDGEVGEDVTANARTVDDIPQRLDAADVPDVIEVRGEVYMRHADFTALNERQTLAGKPVFANPRNAAAGSLRQLDASITKSRPLAFFAYAWGDRTALPADTQMGVIEAFGRWGFRINPWMKRCETVEDLIAHYHAIEAERANLGYDIDGVVYKVDSLALQQRLGFVSRAPRWALAHKFPAEQAMTKLLAIEIQVGRTGALTPVAKLKPITVGGVVVSNATLHNEDEIARKDVRVGDTVVVQRAGDVIPQVVSVVADKRPAGAVPYVFPKTCPVCGSHAEREINPRTGREDVVRRCTGGLTCAAQAMERLKHFVSRDAFDIDGLGDKQIELFYREGMIRAPQDIFALETRDKANLQKLRDREGFGETSVRNLFASIEARRHVPVNRFIFALGIRHVGETTARLLARHFGSFDALRETATRAADQTSDAWAELTAIDGIGIIVAEAIVQFFAEEHNQLTLDAILAEVTPEPLEAVQSDSPVAGKTVVFTGSLERMSRDEAKAMAEGLGAKVAGSVSKKTDLVVAGPGAGSKLTKAKEFDIEVIDEETWLRRVGRL from the coding sequence ATGTCACAGGATAACCCCCTCCGTACTGTCGCTGTTGCCGTGCTCACGCCGCGGGAGGCGAAGCGCGAGCATGCGGATCTCCAGGGGGAGATCGCCGCCCACGATATCCGCTATCACCAGCAGGATGCCCCAACGATATCGGATGCGGAGTACGATGCGTTACGGCGGCGCTATGACGAGATCGAGGCACGTTTCCCGGCGCTGAAGACGGGTGACAGCCTTTCGGACAAGGTTGGCGCCGCCCCTTCGGAGAAATTCGCCAAGATCCGCCACCGCGTGCCGATGCTCTCGCTCGCCAATGGCTTTGCCGACGATGACGTGCGCGAATTCGTGGGCCGCATTCGCCGGTTCCTCGACCTGAAGGCCGATGCGGAGATCGCCCTCACGGCCGAACCCAAGATCGACGGGCTCTCCCTCAGCCTCCGCTACCAATCGGGACATCTCGTCAGCGCAGCGACGCGCGGTGACGGCGAGGTGGGGGAGGATGTGACGGCCAACGCGCGGACGGTCGACGACATCCCGCAGCGCCTTGATGCTGCCGATGTGCCTGACGTCATCGAAGTGCGCGGTGAAGTCTACATGCGCCACGCGGATTTCACGGCGTTGAACGAGCGCCAGACATTGGCGGGCAAACCCGTCTTCGCCAACCCGCGCAACGCCGCGGCCGGCTCGCTGCGCCAGCTGGATGCCTCAATTACCAAATCCCGTCCGCTCGCCTTCTTCGCCTATGCCTGGGGTGATCGGACTGCCCTGCCGGCGGACACCCAGATGGGCGTGATCGAGGCTTTCGGTCGCTGGGGCTTCCGCATCAACCCCTGGATGAAGCGCTGCGAGACGGTCGAGGATCTGATCGCCCACTATCACGCCATCGAGGCCGAGCGCGCCAATCTCGGCTATGACATCGACGGGGTCGTCTACAAGGTGGACAGTCTGGCGCTGCAGCAGCGCCTTGGCTTCGTGTCGCGGGCACCGCGGTGGGCGCTGGCACACAAATTCCCGGCCGAGCAGGCGATGACGAAACTCCTTGCGATTGAGATCCAGGTGGGACGCACAGGCGCGCTCACGCCGGTCGCGAAGCTCAAGCCTATCACGGTTGGCGGCGTGGTAGTCTCGAATGCAACCCTGCACAATGAGGATGAGATCGCCCGCAAGGACGTTCGGGTTGGGGACACCGTCGTCGTGCAGCGCGCCGGCGATGTCATTCCCCAGGTGGTATCGGTGGTGGCCGACAAGCGGCCGGCCGGCGCCGTGCCTTACGTCTTCCCGAAGACATGCCCAGTCTGCGGCAGCCATGCGGAACGTGAAATCAATCCGCGCACGGGACGCGAGGACGTGGTGCGGCGCTGCACAGGCGGCCTGACCTGTGCCGCGCAGGCGATGGAGCGCCTCAAGCATTTCGTCTCGCGCGATGCCTTCGACATCGATGGGCTCGGCGATAAGCAGATCGAGCTCTTCTATCGCGAGGGCATGATTCGTGCGCCGCAGGATATCTTCGCGCTGGAGACCCGCGACAAGGCGAATTTGCAGAAGCTCAGGGATCGCGAGGGCTTCGGGGAGACGAGCGTGCGCAACCTCTTCGCCTCAATCGAGGCGAGGCGGCATGTGCCGGTCAATCGCTTCATCTTCGCGCTCGGCATCCGCCACGTGGGAGAGACGACCGCTCGCCTGCTCGCCCGGCATTTCGGCTCTTTCGATGCGCTCCGCGAGACTGCGACCCGCGCCGCCGACCAGACGAGCGATGCGTGGGCCGAACTCACCGCCATCGACGGTATCGGCATCATCGTTGCCGAAGCGATCGTGCAGTTCTTCGCCGAGGAGCACAACCAGCTGACGCTCGATGCCATCCTGGCGGAGGTCACGCCGGAGCCGCTGGAAGCCGTGCAGAGCGACAGTCCGGTCGCAGGCAAGACGGTGGTGTTCACCGGTTCGCTGGAGCGCATGTCGCGCGACGAAGCAAAGGCCATGGCGGAGGGGCTTGGCGCCAAGGTAGCCGGCTCCGTCTCCAAAAAGACGGACCTCGTGGTGGCGGGGCCCGGTGCGGGCTCCAAGCTCACCAAAGCCAAGGAGTTCGACATCGAGGTGATCGACGAGGAGACCTGGCTCCGGCGTGTCGGGCGGTTGTGA
- a CDS encoding 50S ribosomal protein L11 methyltransferase, whose translation MLEGLPPHTPTHVLRIETDEASARRLTDLLGEVFDPAETAVAAFEIEPADPKEGNAAAQPWLLEAYFSREPDETAIRDLLRLIVGERADTAVFDAVAAKDWVKASLDGLKPVRAGRFLVHGGHDRDVVKTNDIALEIEAALAFGTGHHGTTLGCLMALKDVLKQRRPRHVLDVGTGTGILGIAAAKALKTRVIAGDIDPIAVEVARRNAQLNAAAGHLRLYVAPGVRHALAGRPGRFDLVFANILARPLRRLAPSIAAVLAPNGLLVLSGLLPGDVPGVLSAYAAQGLRLMQQSQRDGWATLRLRKGGAAARKPRRPTAKARPWL comes from the coding sequence ATGCTCGAAGGTCTTCCTCCCCACACTCCCACCCATGTGCTGCGCATCGAGACCGATGAGGCGTCGGCCCGGCGGCTGACGGATTTGCTCGGGGAGGTCTTCGATCCTGCGGAGACCGCCGTCGCTGCCTTCGAAATTGAGCCCGCAGATCCCAAGGAGGGGAACGCCGCGGCGCAGCCCTGGCTGCTGGAAGCCTATTTCTCGCGCGAGCCCGATGAGACGGCTATCCGCGATCTTCTGCGCCTCATCGTCGGGGAAAGGGCCGATACGGCTGTGTTTGATGCGGTTGCCGCCAAGGATTGGGTGAAGGCGAGCCTCGATGGCCTCAAGCCGGTGCGGGCAGGGCGTTTTCTCGTCCACGGCGGCCATGACCGTGACGTGGTGAAGACCAACGACATTGCGCTTGAAATCGAAGCAGCGCTGGCCTTCGGTACAGGCCACCACGGAACGACCCTCGGTTGCCTCATGGCACTCAAGGACGTGCTGAAGCAACGGCGGCCGCGTCATGTTCTCGATGTCGGCACCGGCACGGGCATCCTGGGAATCGCTGCCGCCAAGGCTCTCAAGACGCGGGTTATCGCCGGCGACATTGATCCCATCGCGGTCGAGGTAGCGCGGCGCAATGCGCAGCTCAACGCGGCGGCCGGCCATCTCCGTCTCTATGTCGCGCCTGGCGTGCGCCACGCCCTCGCGGGGCGGCCGGGGCGGTTCGACCTTGTCTTCGCCAATATCTTGGCACGGCCGCTCAGGCGCTTGGCGCCCTCCATCGCGGCGGTGCTGGCGCCCAACGGCTTGCTCGTGCTTTCCGGATTGTTGCCGGGCGATGTCCCCGGTGTGCTTTCGGCCTATGCAGCCCAGGGACTGCGCCTCATGCAGCAAAGCCAGCGCGACGGCTGGGCAACCCTGCGTCTGCGCAAGGGCGGTGCAGCCGCTCGCAAGCCGAGGCGCCCGACAGCAAAAGCCCGCCCCTGGCTTTGA